One segment of Scleropages formosus chromosome 23, fSclFor1.1, whole genome shotgun sequence DNA contains the following:
- the fam135b gene encoding protein FAM135B isoform X1, protein MSEVQGTVEFSVELHKFHNVDLFQRGFYQVRAGLKVSSRVPHRLIATTGGHTGECSFTSAGVHDGTVYSRIFQIMYRNEEIAVNDSMNFKVHLLLDGERVEEALGEVDFQLKLDLHFTDNEQQLSEIAAVPLISSRTLGLHFHPRKGLHHHVPVMFDYFHLSVISVSIHASLVALHQPLISFARSGKGSWLGRGSPENGTDPTTMSMENLIFGAGYCKPVLNEQGSFYVPSENCLQRAHTWHRRLCRLLLAAHRGLRSYYSGLMQEVPQLTQVDVDELPVEETLTQLSIELQLQSSQEKVVEQIGRDLTHLCSQLTALWNRFAEAVVPHAGVLSYLAQEHHTLRVRRFSEAYFFTEHPKELCVTFQEDLITRHAQIAVETRNSEYLTRMPPLPVECLDIDGDWSSLPIIFEDRYVDFPSLDHEAVLDGVSPSVSPVPTPAACDEPLVSDCPAAAAKSSSPAEGLDSSSPAINVGRPDRVRPPAYASLIGRRGESHNDRVEADDSEGRGASDREEGCSLDPPAADIEDDSVAGLKYIEIRPRDTDPYRGGADPTEAPENSIGYEFSDSSSADPSHTRDLRQDESRRRILINIQDNNGGHSGDVSEGGVPRSGDPHVSPRQMDQCSADGDEDLLLSTLSTSDSPPLGHRTVAHAPADAPREDLLQAESVPRRRSIAGSKTMKRSSSVISDSGIESEPSSVAWPDVRGRAPDFSSERDILQHLTRRHAVHRNSLEGFQTESNTSLPSGIQASLTSISSLPYEEEQEVELSKLTKSVSAPQISSPEDTEEDQEPANKEPDEESEGTSGYEQEDAYVAVVGDTIRPVGLSAENGSFLEDILGSDLPGGILFNGGVTAVPQGTLPFPDDNKDSENADVTGDPPDVLGEEAVLSGVPEVLLFQRFVEGHTDDDSDFVKAVGDPEHGHISSVLNLHGPLAPVSEEYAGKENDESFRQIRLGDEDEKTCDPLGGGGSWQPSPVRAAPVLPLGAAVAGKEPQPFDGLGKPGKGATSGLAFVNKKVVEVVNMSVSCAPTCLPFSSVLRDSPSISGISARQAASPITHQPLGSFGLISSSSFCADEETNERMLNFYKAKEDLMAELNFRASLYSDLPQLASDLPYFPPEEEEEEFEDGIHLVICVHGLDGNSADLRLVKTFIELGLPGSRLDFLMSERNQTDTFADFDTMTDRLLDEIIQHIQLYNLTIGRISFIGHSLGNVIIRSVLTRPRFRCYLCKLHTFLSLSGPHLGTLYNSSALVSTGLWLMQKLKKSGSLLQLTFRDHADPRKTFLYLLSQKPGLQYFKNVVLVASPQDRYVPFHSARIEMCRTALKDRTTGPVYTEMINNLLRPLVEAKGCRLIRQNVFHALPNTANTLIGRAAHIAVLDSELFLEKFFLVAGLSYFK, encoded by the exons GTGGAAGAGGCTCTGGGTGAAGTAGATTTCCAGTTAAAACTGGACCTGCATTTCACAGACAACGAGCAGca GCTGAGCGAGATCGCAGCGGTACCTCTGATAAGCAGCCGCACCCTGGGTCTCCACTTCCACCCCCGCAAGGGGCTGCACCACCACGTGCCGGTCATGTTCGACTACTTCCACCTGTCCGTCATCTCCGTCTCCATCCACGCCTCCTTGGTCGCCTTACATCAGCCGTTGATCAG CTTCGCTCGTTCAGGGAAGGGCTCGTGGTTGGGGAGGGGCTCCCCGGAGAATGGCACTGACCCCACCACCATGTCCATGGAGAACCTCATATTCGGGGCGGGCTACTGCAAGCCCGTTTTAAACGAG CAGGGCAGTTTCTACGTGCCGTCCGAGAACTGCCTGCAGCGCGCTCACACGTGGCACCGCAGGCTCTGCCGTCTCCTGCTGGCGGCACACAGAGGCCTGCGCTCCTACTACAGCGGCCTGATGCAGGAGGTCCCTCAGCTCACGCAGGTGGACGTAG ATGAGCTGCCAGTAGAAGAAACGCTGACTCAGCTATCGATAGAACTGCAG CTGCAGAGCAGCCAGGAGAAGGTGGTGGAGCAGATCGGCCGGGACCTCACGCACCTGTGCTCGCAGCTCACAGCCCTGTGGAACCGGTTTGCGGAGGCCGTGGTGCCGCACGCCGGTGTCCTGTCGTACTTGGCCCAGGAGCATCACACATTGCGG GTCAGACGGTTCTCAGAAGCTTACTTTTTCACCGAACATCCCAAAGAGCTGTGTGTGACTTTCCAGGAAGACTT GATCACCAGACACGCGCAGATTGCTGTGGAGACCCGCAATTCGGAGTATCTCACCCGGATGCCACCCCTGCCCGTAGAGTGCCTCGACATCGATGGAGACTGGAGCAGTCTACCCATCATCTTTGAAGACAGATATGTTGACTTTCCTTCTCTCG ATCACGAAGCGGTGCTGGACGGCGTCTCGCCGAGCGTGTCCCCCGTGCCAACTCCCGCCGCGTGCGATGAGCCGCTCGTTTCAGACTGTCCGGCCGCAGCTGCCAAATCCTCCAGTCCTGCCGAAGGTCTGGATTCTTCCTCACCAGCAATAAACGTGGGTCGGCCCGACCGCGTACGCCCGCCTGCGTACGCGTCCTTGATCGGACGGCGCGGCGAGAGTCATAACGACCGCGTGGAGGCTGATGACTCCGAAGGTAGGGGTGCGTCCGACCGTGAGGAGGGATGCTCCTTGGACCCACCTGCTGCTGACATAGAGGACGACTCCGTCGCCGGCCTCAAGTACATCGAAATCAGGCCCAGGGATACAGATCCGTACAGAGGAGGTGCTGACCCAACTGAGGCACCAGAGAACAGCATTGGCTACGAGTTCAGTGACTCCAGCAGCGCAGACCCATCCCACACGCGTGACTTACGGCAGGATGAATCCAGGAGACGCATTCTCATAAACATTCAGGACAACAACGGAGGACATAGTGGAGATGTGTCAGAAGGCGGTGTCCCTCGGAGCGGTGATCCACACGTGTCTCCTCGACAGATGGACCAGTGCTCGGCTGATGGCGATGAAGACTTGCTGCTGAGCACGTTGTCTACCTCAGACAGCCCTCCGCTAGGGCACCGAACAGTGGCGCACGCACCTGCCGACGCGCCCAGGGAGGACCTCCTCCAAGCAGAGAGCGTGCCCAGGAGGCGCAGCATCGCGGGCtctaaaacaatgaaaaggtcTTCTTCGGTCATCTCCGACTCGGGCATCGAGAGTGAGCCCAGCTCGGTGGCGTGGCCCGACGTGCGGGGGCGGGCACCGGACTTCTCGAGCGAGCGCGACATCCTGCAGCACTTGACGCGGCGACACGCCGTCCACCGCAACTCCCTGGAGGGCTTTCAGACGGAGAGCAACACCAGCCTGCCCAGCGGCATCCAGGCCTCGCTCACCTCCATCAGCTCGCTGCCCTacgaggaggagcaggaggtggagctcAGCAAGCTGACTAAGTCCGTTTCGGCACCCCAGATCAGCAGTCCCGAGGACACGGAGGAAGATCAAGAGCCGGCGAACAAGGAGCCAGATGAGGAAAGCGAGGGTACGAGTGGCTACGAGCAAGAAGACGCATACGTCGCCGTCGTAGGAGATACCATCAGACCTGTTGGTCTTTCGGCTGAAAACGGATCATTTCTAGAGGACATCTTGGGAAGTGATCTGCCAGGTGGAATCTTATTTAACGGGGGGGTCACCGCGGTCCCTCAGGGGACTTTACCTTTCCCAGACGATAATAAGGATTCGGAAAATGCCGACGTAACAGGCGACCCGCCTGACGTCCTCGGAGAGGAAGCCGTGTTGAGCGGAGTTCCAGAAGTTCTGCTTTTCCAACGCTTTGTTGAGGGTCACACCGATGATGACTCGGATTTTGTCAAAGCGGTTGGGGATCCGGAGCACGGTCACATCAGCAGCGTGTTAAACCTGCACGGCCCCCTGGCACCTGTCTCCGAGGAGTACGCAGGGAAGGAGAACGACGAGAGTTTCCGACAGATTCGGCTCGGCGACGAGGATGAGAAGACGTGCGATCCTCTGGGTGGAGGTGGGAGCTGGCAGCCGAGCCCCGTGCGAGCGGCCCCTGTTCTCCCGCTGGGTGCTGCGGTTGCCGGAAAGGAACCCCAGCCCTTTGATGGTCTAGGCAAACCTGGGAAAGGTGCCACATCGGGCTTGGCGTTTGTGAACAAGaaggtggtggaggtggtgaaCATGTCGGTGTCGTGCGCCCCGACATGCCTGCCCTTCTCCTCCGTGCTCCGCGACTCGCCGTCCATAAGTGGGATCTCCGCCCGGCAAGCCGCTTCCCCCATCACCCATCAGCCCCTGGGCTCTTTCGGCCtcatctcctcttcctccttctgtgCGGACGAGGAGACCAACGAGAGGATGCTCAA TTTCTACAAGGCCAAAGAGGATCTGATGGCGGAACTGAACTTCCGGGCCTCTCTGTACAGCGACCTTCCTCAGCTGGCCTCTGATCTGCCCTACTTCCCCccggaggaggaagaagaggagttTGAAGATGGTATCCATTTAGTGATCTGTGTCCATGGCCTCGATG GAAACAGTGCGGATCTACGCCTGGTGAAGACCTTCATCGAGTTAGGCTTGCCTGGGTCTAGACTGGACTTCTTGATGTCAGAGCGAAACCAG ACAGACACCTTTGCCGATTTTGACACAATGACGGACAGGCTGCTCGACGAAATCATTCAGCACATTCAGCTGTATAACTTGACCATAGGCCGAATAAG TTTCATCGGCCACTCCCTAGGGAACGTGATCATCCGCTCCGTGTTAACAAGGCCGCGCTTCCGCTGCTACCTGTGCAAGCTGCACACCTTCCTGTCGCTGTCGGGTCCGCACCTGGGCACCCTGTACAACAGCAGCGCCCTGGTCAGCACGG GGCTGTGGTTGATGCAGAAGCTGAAGAAGTCCGGATCGCTGCTGCAGCTGACGTTCCGGGATCACGCGGACCCGCGGAAAACCTTCCTCTATCTGCTCAGCCAGAAACCAG GGCTCCAGTACTTCAAGAACGTGGTGCTGGTGGCCTCGCCCCAGGACCGCTACGTTCCCTTCCACTCTGCGCGGATAGAGATGTGCAGGACAGCTCTCAAAGACAGGACCACGG GCCCCGTGTACACGGAGATGATCAACAACCTGCTCCGTCCCCTGGTGGAGGCGAAGGGCTGCCGGCTGATCCGCCAGAACGTGTTCCACGCTCTTCCCAACACGGCCAACACGCTGATAGGGCGGGCGGCTCACATCGCCGTGCTCGACTCGGAGCTGTTCCTTGAGAAGTTCTTCTTGGTCGCCGGACTCAGCTACTTCAAGTAG
- the fam135b gene encoding protein FAM135B isoform X2 — protein sequence MSEVQGTVEFSVELHKFHNVDLFQRGFYQVRAGLKVSSRVPHRLIATTGGHTGECSFTSAGVHDGTVYSRIFQIMYRNEEIAVNDSMNFKVHLLLDGERVEEALGEVDFQLKLDLHFTDNEQQLSEIAAVPLISSRTLGLHFHPRKGLHHHVPVMFDYFHLSVISVSIHASLVALHQPLISFARSGKGSWLGRGSPENGTDPTTMSMENLIFGAGYCKPVLNEGSFYVPSENCLQRAHTWHRRLCRLLLAAHRGLRSYYSGLMQEVPQLTQVDVDELPVEETLTQLSIELQLQSSQEKVVEQIGRDLTHLCSQLTALWNRFAEAVVPHAGVLSYLAQEHHTLRVRRFSEAYFFTEHPKELCVTFQEDLITRHAQIAVETRNSEYLTRMPPLPVECLDIDGDWSSLPIIFEDRYVDFPSLDHEAVLDGVSPSVSPVPTPAACDEPLVSDCPAAAAKSSSPAEGLDSSSPAINVGRPDRVRPPAYASLIGRRGESHNDRVEADDSEGRGASDREEGCSLDPPAADIEDDSVAGLKYIEIRPRDTDPYRGGADPTEAPENSIGYEFSDSSSADPSHTRDLRQDESRRRILINIQDNNGGHSGDVSEGGVPRSGDPHVSPRQMDQCSADGDEDLLLSTLSTSDSPPLGHRTVAHAPADAPREDLLQAESVPRRRSIAGSKTMKRSSSVISDSGIESEPSSVAWPDVRGRAPDFSSERDILQHLTRRHAVHRNSLEGFQTESNTSLPSGIQASLTSISSLPYEEEQEVELSKLTKSVSAPQISSPEDTEEDQEPANKEPDEESEGTSGYEQEDAYVAVVGDTIRPVGLSAENGSFLEDILGSDLPGGILFNGGVTAVPQGTLPFPDDNKDSENADVTGDPPDVLGEEAVLSGVPEVLLFQRFVEGHTDDDSDFVKAVGDPEHGHISSVLNLHGPLAPVSEEYAGKENDESFRQIRLGDEDEKTCDPLGGGGSWQPSPVRAAPVLPLGAAVAGKEPQPFDGLGKPGKGATSGLAFVNKKVVEVVNMSVSCAPTCLPFSSVLRDSPSISGISARQAASPITHQPLGSFGLISSSSFCADEETNERMLNFYKAKEDLMAELNFRASLYSDLPQLASDLPYFPPEEEEEEFEDGIHLVICVHGLDGNSADLRLVKTFIELGLPGSRLDFLMSERNQTDTFADFDTMTDRLLDEIIQHIQLYNLTIGRISFIGHSLGNVIIRSVLTRPRFRCYLCKLHTFLSLSGPHLGTLYNSSALVSTGLWLMQKLKKSGSLLQLTFRDHADPRKTFLYLLSQKPGLQYFKNVVLVASPQDRYVPFHSARIEMCRTALKDRTTGPVYTEMINNLLRPLVEAKGCRLIRQNVFHALPNTANTLIGRAAHIAVLDSELFLEKFFLVAGLSYFK from the exons GTGGAAGAGGCTCTGGGTGAAGTAGATTTCCAGTTAAAACTGGACCTGCATTTCACAGACAACGAGCAGca GCTGAGCGAGATCGCAGCGGTACCTCTGATAAGCAGCCGCACCCTGGGTCTCCACTTCCACCCCCGCAAGGGGCTGCACCACCACGTGCCGGTCATGTTCGACTACTTCCACCTGTCCGTCATCTCCGTCTCCATCCACGCCTCCTTGGTCGCCTTACATCAGCCGTTGATCAG CTTCGCTCGTTCAGGGAAGGGCTCGTGGTTGGGGAGGGGCTCCCCGGAGAATGGCACTGACCCCACCACCATGTCCATGGAGAACCTCATATTCGGGGCGGGCTACTGCAAGCCCGTTTTAAACGAG GGCAGTTTCTACGTGCCGTCCGAGAACTGCCTGCAGCGCGCTCACACGTGGCACCGCAGGCTCTGCCGTCTCCTGCTGGCGGCACACAGAGGCCTGCGCTCCTACTACAGCGGCCTGATGCAGGAGGTCCCTCAGCTCACGCAGGTGGACGTAG ATGAGCTGCCAGTAGAAGAAACGCTGACTCAGCTATCGATAGAACTGCAG CTGCAGAGCAGCCAGGAGAAGGTGGTGGAGCAGATCGGCCGGGACCTCACGCACCTGTGCTCGCAGCTCACAGCCCTGTGGAACCGGTTTGCGGAGGCCGTGGTGCCGCACGCCGGTGTCCTGTCGTACTTGGCCCAGGAGCATCACACATTGCGG GTCAGACGGTTCTCAGAAGCTTACTTTTTCACCGAACATCCCAAAGAGCTGTGTGTGACTTTCCAGGAAGACTT GATCACCAGACACGCGCAGATTGCTGTGGAGACCCGCAATTCGGAGTATCTCACCCGGATGCCACCCCTGCCCGTAGAGTGCCTCGACATCGATGGAGACTGGAGCAGTCTACCCATCATCTTTGAAGACAGATATGTTGACTTTCCTTCTCTCG ATCACGAAGCGGTGCTGGACGGCGTCTCGCCGAGCGTGTCCCCCGTGCCAACTCCCGCCGCGTGCGATGAGCCGCTCGTTTCAGACTGTCCGGCCGCAGCTGCCAAATCCTCCAGTCCTGCCGAAGGTCTGGATTCTTCCTCACCAGCAATAAACGTGGGTCGGCCCGACCGCGTACGCCCGCCTGCGTACGCGTCCTTGATCGGACGGCGCGGCGAGAGTCATAACGACCGCGTGGAGGCTGATGACTCCGAAGGTAGGGGTGCGTCCGACCGTGAGGAGGGATGCTCCTTGGACCCACCTGCTGCTGACATAGAGGACGACTCCGTCGCCGGCCTCAAGTACATCGAAATCAGGCCCAGGGATACAGATCCGTACAGAGGAGGTGCTGACCCAACTGAGGCACCAGAGAACAGCATTGGCTACGAGTTCAGTGACTCCAGCAGCGCAGACCCATCCCACACGCGTGACTTACGGCAGGATGAATCCAGGAGACGCATTCTCATAAACATTCAGGACAACAACGGAGGACATAGTGGAGATGTGTCAGAAGGCGGTGTCCCTCGGAGCGGTGATCCACACGTGTCTCCTCGACAGATGGACCAGTGCTCGGCTGATGGCGATGAAGACTTGCTGCTGAGCACGTTGTCTACCTCAGACAGCCCTCCGCTAGGGCACCGAACAGTGGCGCACGCACCTGCCGACGCGCCCAGGGAGGACCTCCTCCAAGCAGAGAGCGTGCCCAGGAGGCGCAGCATCGCGGGCtctaaaacaatgaaaaggtcTTCTTCGGTCATCTCCGACTCGGGCATCGAGAGTGAGCCCAGCTCGGTGGCGTGGCCCGACGTGCGGGGGCGGGCACCGGACTTCTCGAGCGAGCGCGACATCCTGCAGCACTTGACGCGGCGACACGCCGTCCACCGCAACTCCCTGGAGGGCTTTCAGACGGAGAGCAACACCAGCCTGCCCAGCGGCATCCAGGCCTCGCTCACCTCCATCAGCTCGCTGCCCTacgaggaggagcaggaggtggagctcAGCAAGCTGACTAAGTCCGTTTCGGCACCCCAGATCAGCAGTCCCGAGGACACGGAGGAAGATCAAGAGCCGGCGAACAAGGAGCCAGATGAGGAAAGCGAGGGTACGAGTGGCTACGAGCAAGAAGACGCATACGTCGCCGTCGTAGGAGATACCATCAGACCTGTTGGTCTTTCGGCTGAAAACGGATCATTTCTAGAGGACATCTTGGGAAGTGATCTGCCAGGTGGAATCTTATTTAACGGGGGGGTCACCGCGGTCCCTCAGGGGACTTTACCTTTCCCAGACGATAATAAGGATTCGGAAAATGCCGACGTAACAGGCGACCCGCCTGACGTCCTCGGAGAGGAAGCCGTGTTGAGCGGAGTTCCAGAAGTTCTGCTTTTCCAACGCTTTGTTGAGGGTCACACCGATGATGACTCGGATTTTGTCAAAGCGGTTGGGGATCCGGAGCACGGTCACATCAGCAGCGTGTTAAACCTGCACGGCCCCCTGGCACCTGTCTCCGAGGAGTACGCAGGGAAGGAGAACGACGAGAGTTTCCGACAGATTCGGCTCGGCGACGAGGATGAGAAGACGTGCGATCCTCTGGGTGGAGGTGGGAGCTGGCAGCCGAGCCCCGTGCGAGCGGCCCCTGTTCTCCCGCTGGGTGCTGCGGTTGCCGGAAAGGAACCCCAGCCCTTTGATGGTCTAGGCAAACCTGGGAAAGGTGCCACATCGGGCTTGGCGTTTGTGAACAAGaaggtggtggaggtggtgaaCATGTCGGTGTCGTGCGCCCCGACATGCCTGCCCTTCTCCTCCGTGCTCCGCGACTCGCCGTCCATAAGTGGGATCTCCGCCCGGCAAGCCGCTTCCCCCATCACCCATCAGCCCCTGGGCTCTTTCGGCCtcatctcctcttcctccttctgtgCGGACGAGGAGACCAACGAGAGGATGCTCAA TTTCTACAAGGCCAAAGAGGATCTGATGGCGGAACTGAACTTCCGGGCCTCTCTGTACAGCGACCTTCCTCAGCTGGCCTCTGATCTGCCCTACTTCCCCccggaggaggaagaagaggagttTGAAGATGGTATCCATTTAGTGATCTGTGTCCATGGCCTCGATG GAAACAGTGCGGATCTACGCCTGGTGAAGACCTTCATCGAGTTAGGCTTGCCTGGGTCTAGACTGGACTTCTTGATGTCAGAGCGAAACCAG ACAGACACCTTTGCCGATTTTGACACAATGACGGACAGGCTGCTCGACGAAATCATTCAGCACATTCAGCTGTATAACTTGACCATAGGCCGAATAAG TTTCATCGGCCACTCCCTAGGGAACGTGATCATCCGCTCCGTGTTAACAAGGCCGCGCTTCCGCTGCTACCTGTGCAAGCTGCACACCTTCCTGTCGCTGTCGGGTCCGCACCTGGGCACCCTGTACAACAGCAGCGCCCTGGTCAGCACGG GGCTGTGGTTGATGCAGAAGCTGAAGAAGTCCGGATCGCTGCTGCAGCTGACGTTCCGGGATCACGCGGACCCGCGGAAAACCTTCCTCTATCTGCTCAGCCAGAAACCAG GGCTCCAGTACTTCAAGAACGTGGTGCTGGTGGCCTCGCCCCAGGACCGCTACGTTCCCTTCCACTCTGCGCGGATAGAGATGTGCAGGACAGCTCTCAAAGACAGGACCACGG GCCCCGTGTACACGGAGATGATCAACAACCTGCTCCGTCCCCTGGTGGAGGCGAAGGGCTGCCGGCTGATCCGCCAGAACGTGTTCCACGCTCTTCCCAACACGGCCAACACGCTGATAGGGCGGGCGGCTCACATCGCCGTGCTCGACTCGGAGCTGTTCCTTGAGAAGTTCTTCTTGGTCGCCGGACTCAGCTACTTCAAGTAG